In the genome of Opitutia bacterium KCR 482, one region contains:
- a CDS encoding metal-sensitive transcriptional regulator gives MKNCVDYEKVVKRLKRVQGQIGGIIKMIESEKDCEDVLIQIGAAKAALHKTGQSVLEGHLHHCVLDAIKEGHGEEALDHLSDAIEQFLKI, from the coding sequence ATGAAAAACTGTGTCGATTACGAAAAGGTCGTCAAGCGTCTGAAAAGGGTTCAGGGGCAAATCGGCGGCATAATAAAAATGATAGAGTCGGAAAAGGACTGCGAAGACGTGCTTATCCAGATTGGCGCGGCAAAGGCCGCCCTCCACAAAACGGGGCAGTCGGTCTTGGAGGGGCACCTGCACCACTGCGTGCTCGACGCAATCAAGGAGGGGCACGGCGAGGAGGCTCTCGACCACCTCTCCGACGCAATCGAACAATTTTTGAAAATCTGA